In a single window of the Antedon mediterranea chromosome 1, ecAntMedi1.1, whole genome shotgun sequence genome:
- the LOC140061289 gene encoding beta-1,3-N-acetylglucosaminyltransferase manic fringe-like — MRITLKKVLAYVFSVCIIDSIIVCVYVSLRHDKQEFLQKVHQDFNKDKIYFVNEPHFERLIKEYRSQEEYPTRILFERDKEFISNNDDIIQQNVVSVEDNSQKKINYSKTFTTVVEKSANSQHGRSEASGGTNRPKFIPPGKTIEIGKVVYQNSPPAIKPKFIQQGAKKLSNALPQTQQNKPIYIKYVQLPNNKVQPVHLIQQETPQTKVSNSGDHVNLDDIYLAVKTTQKFHRSRLQVLLDTWVSVAPQQVYFFTDADDEEFQKKTNGHMINTKCPSRHARSALCCKMSSMFDNFLKSNKSWFCHVDDDNYLNLRELRKLLDLYQPYHQDLYFGRSSTTLPIEAYSTQTPVQKYQFWFGTGGAGVCISRKLANKMEPHIGGRRMVYTCDSIRMPDDVTVGYINEILLNVPMVHVKEMNSHLQDLWGIRPNDIKNQITLSYRADSTTNTIALNNPAFSASEDPTRFKSIHCIVYPNSTFCPKWIKGR, encoded by the exons ATGAGAATCACCTTGAAGAAAGTCCTTGCTTATGTCTTTTCTGTCTGTATCATAGATTCTATAATCGTGTGCGTATATGTTTCTTTACGTCATGACAAGCAAGAGTTTCTTCAAAAGGTGCATCAAGATTTCAACAAggataaaatttattttgtcaatgaaCCGCATTTTGAACGGTTAATAAAGGAGTATAGAAGTCAAGAGGAATATCCAACTCGCATTTTATTTGAGAGAGATAAAGAATTTATAAGTAATAACGATGACATAATCCAACAAAATGTAGTATCGGTGGAAGACAATTcgcaaaagaaaataaattatagtaaaacatttaccACGGTGGTTGAAAAATCAGCCAACAGTCAACATGGTAGATCAGAGGCCAGTGGTGGTACCAATCGGCCAAAATTTATCCCTCCGGGTAAGACGATAGAAATAGGAAAAGTTGTATATCAAAATTCTCCACCCGCTATTAAGCCAAAGTTTATACAACAAG gtgCCAAGAAACTTTCAAATGCTCTTCCACAAACGCAACAAAATAAACCAATTTATATAAAGTATGTACAGCTACCAAATAACAAGGTACAGCCAGTTCATCTGATTCAACAGGAAACCCCTCAAACAAAAGTGTCAAATTCTGGTGATCATGTTAATTTAGATGATATCTATCTGGCTGTAAAAACAACGCAGAAATTTCATCGGAGTCGACTCCAGGTGCTATTGGACACCTGGGTGTCTGTTGCTCCTCAACAG GTTTACTTCTTTACTGATGCAGATGATGAAGAATTTCAAAAGAAAACCA ATGGTCATATGATAAATACTAAATGTCCCTCTCGACATGCAag GTCGGCTCTTTGTTGTAAGATGTCATCTATGTTTGATAACTtcttaaaatcaaacaaaag TTGGTTCTGTCACGTTGATGATGACAATTATTTAAACCTTCGTGAACTAAGGAAATTGTTAGATTTATACCAGCCTTATCATCAAGATTTGTACTTCGGCCGGTCAAGTACAACATTACCAATCGAGGCCTACAGTACGCAGACACCTGTG CAAAAATATCAGTTTTGGTTTGGTACGGGAGGTGCTGGTGTTTGTATAAGTCGAAAGCTGGCCAATAAAATGGAGCCTCATATAGG GGGACGTAGAATGGTGTATACGTGTGACAGCATCCGAATGCCTGATGATGTCACTGTTGGTTACATAAATG AGATTTTACTTAATGTTCCAATGGTGCACGTCAAAGAAATGAATTCACACTTGCAGGATCTTTGGGGTATCAGACCAAACGATATCAAAAACCAA attacaCTCAGTTATCGAGCAGATAGCACAACAAACACAATAGCATTAAACAACCCAGCATTTTCTGCCAGTGAAGACCCAACCAG aTTCAAATCAATTCATTGTATAGTTTACCCGAACAGCACATTCTGTCCTAAATGGATAAAGGGAAGATAA
- the LOC140061315 gene encoding uncharacterized protein, with translation MGSGTSRSKISSVPDNQNSLGLKNKTSRPTSKMDNSATAEDVNMNDNTGSTMAIDKFPSNIDDVVQNNVIRKRLFENPCVKNTVLPRLNDLVRRTKKSCRGILTIQKEYGNQLEEIINLIKYETSNKSDTSSSEEEKQERPPVVSSYLADVVNKLGIVWTLSQTLKLLKSNQSIELEDTIKTVRKWAIMLCTLTATICMSYKKCGILKMFLEDLQNPAICKHFEGSENTLNKSIMVSSIIIVDISAMRGVLDHDEKIKLFAIIHPYARCNDRTVRVQAVLSLCSLQSENGQDKFLNDDILVKTLFDAIQHALDSPDHQYADIHLQFLLNSLAQLASRDCNHSMLVSNNVMTVLKAVLEHGNVNERKVVMNALWSLSFNEDAKEMMRNDSEMMSLLNRKCNVSEMRNAAEAVKKQICEKDLNEDESELKVDEKETSPNKVLTSEGSKKARHVMISYQWDTQEILLRVRDRLKENGYVVWMDVDNIEGSTLQSMAEAVEEAAVVLICYSHRYKSSPNARTEAEYAFQLRKDIIPLKMEENYQADGWLGAIIGTKLYIEVDPEGNDFDTSMQKLTKELGSRGKNNNDEADVVVPRVEVITNSKKSVANWGHHDVSNWANQNGIKSRKLAHMVGEDLVFLKNLRKEAPEYFYNTLESKVGIISLQQIRVFTAALKNL, from the exons ATGGGTTCGGGAACAAGCAGGTCTAAAATATCGTCCGTGCCCGACAACCAAAACAGtttaggtttaaaaaataagacaagtaggcctacatctaaaATGGATAATAGTGCAACTGCAGAGGACGTCAATATGAATGACAACACAGGTTCCACTATGGCAATTGACAAATTCCCATCAAACATTGACGATGTCGTACAAAACAATGTTATCCGAAAACGTCTTTTTGAaaacccgtgcgtcaaaaataCAGTGTTGCCTCGATTAAACGATCTCGTCAGAAGAACTAAAAAGAGCTGCCGTGGGATCTTAACGATTCAGAAAGAATACGGCAACCAATTGGAAGAAATTATTAATCTCATAAAGTATGAAACAAGTAATAAGTCGGACACTTCGTCGTCAGAGGAGGAGAAGCAAGAACGACCTCCAGTTGTCAGTTCGTACCTTGCAGATGTTGTCAATAAGTTAGGGATTGTTTGGACATTATCACAGACTTTGAAACTGTTGAAGTCAAACCAATCAATTGAATTAGAAGACACTATAAAAACAGTGAGAAAATGGGCGATCATGTTGTGCACATTGACAGCTACCATATGCATGTCATATAAAAAGTGTggtattttgaaaatgtttttggAAGATTTGCAAAACCCGGCAATTTGCAAACATTTCGAAGGATCTGAG AACACACTGAACAAGAGCATAATGGTATCATCGATTATCATAGTAGATATTAGTGCCATGCGTGGAGTCTTGGATCACGACGAGAAAATCAAACTATTTGCTATAATTCACCCGTATGCCCGTTGTAACGACAGGACAGTACGAGTTCAGGCCGTCCTCTCTCTTTGTAGTTTGCAATCTGAAAATGGCCAAGATAAATTTCTGAATGATGACATTCTGGTGAAGACGCTCTTTGATGCTATTCAACATGCGCTGGACTCACCAGATCATCAATACGCAGACATACATCTACAGTTCCTTTTGAACAGTTTGGCACAACTAGCTAGCAGAGATTGTAACCACTCTATGCTGGTGTCAAACAACGTGATGACTGTCTTAAAAGCTGTTCTAGAACATGGAAACGTCAATGAGAGAAAAGTTGTCATGAATGCATTGTGGTCGTTGAGTTTTAATGAAGATGCTAAAGAGATGATGAGAAATGACTCTGAAATGATGTCGTTGTTAAATCGGAAATGTAACGTATCGGAAATGAGGAATGCTGCTGAAGCAGTAAAGAAACAAATATGCGAaaaag ATCTCAATGAGGATGAAAGTGAATTAAAAGTCGATGAAAAGGAGACTTCACCAAACAAAGTGCTAACATCTGAAGGATCAAAGAAAGCAAGACACGTGATGATCAGTTACCAATGGGATACTCAGGAGATCCTACTTCGTGTCCGTGACAGACTGAAAGAAAACGGTTACGTTGTGTGGATGGATGTTGATAACATTGAAGGATCGACATTGCAATCGATGGCAGAAGCGGTCGAAGAAGCAGCTGTTGTGCTTATTTGTTACTCGCACAGATACAAAAGTAGCCCAAACGCAAGAACAG AGGCTGAATATGCATTCCAGCTTCGTAAAGACATCATCCCACTCAAGATGGAAGAAAATTACCAGGCAGACGGTTGGCTTGGCGCAATCATTGGTACTAAACTTTACATCGAAGTTGACCCAGAGGGAAACGATTTTGACACCTCAATGCAGAAGCTCACCAAGGAGTTGGGAAGTCGTGGCAAAAACAATAATGATGAAGCCGATGTTGTTGTTCCTAGAGTAGAGGTCATCACAAACTCAAAGAAAAGTGTCGCAAACTGGGGACATCATGACGTCTCCAATTGGGCGAATCAAAATGGCATTAAAAG TCGCAAACTTGCTCACATGGTTGGTGAAGACTTAGTGTTTCTTAAAAATCTAAGGAAAGAA GCACCTGAATATTTCTATAACACATTGGAAAGCAAAGTTGGAATTATAAGCCTGCAGCAAATACGTGTATTCACGGCGGCATTGAAAAACCTATGA